The nucleotide window ATATATTTATAGAAAGGTCGATAGTTTAGAAAACAACGATAAAGCAGGTAGGGGGCGCCAACCGGCATAAACTTAATATCCACGTAATATTGAACGATTACTTTTGTTGTGACAGTTATATTTCCTTTTTATGACCGTGCATAAACCAATTACTTCCTGTAAAGCGGGCACTGTGGCAGATCGGCTGGCTTTTGAGCAATCTGTGGCTGCTTACTGGAACAAGCTCCTGGCCATTGCGGTGGCCAAAACCAATGCACACGATGCGTTTGATATTGTGCAGGACATTTTTCTTTCTTTATGGGAGAAATGGGATACAGCTCCGAAAGATGAAGGTCTTGAGTTTTATTTGTTACATGCGCTGAAACTCCGCATATTTAAATACTACCGCACCAATGGCCGTTACCAGGCCCACCTGAAACAGCTGGAAACATTATTGCAGGATACGCTGGATACGCCCGGCACCTTTGCCCAGGAAGAGTTATATGGGCTGCAGGAAGCCGTATTGAACGAAGCCCTGGATACTTTGTCGCCCAGTCAGCAGCAGCTGATGACGTTAAGAGTCCGTCATCATTATTCATATCAGCAGATTGCCGGCATATTGGACATAGATCCGGCGTCTGCCCGTGTATTATACAGCCGGGCATTGAAACAGGTGAAAACACATATCAAAGCCAATCCTTCCCTGGCACTCGGTCTGGTGACCTCCTGGATGTTGTTTACAATTCCTTAACGTTGGCGTAGTTAACATTTTTTTGCTCCCGGGTATTCTTCTGTAGATGACACCACAAAAATATCCAGGGGCGCAGGCCCTGTTAGAAAAATTTCATGCAGGGAAATGCAGCCCTGAAGAACTGGAGATCCTCGACCGGTGGTATAATGGTTTGGGAGAAGGGACACCTGACTTGTCTGCCCTGGAAGCAGACCTGCTGAGGGAGCAGTTCCTGGCCAGCT belongs to Chitinophaga sp. HK235 and includes:
- a CDS encoding RNA polymerase sigma factor; translation: MTVHKPITSCKAGTVADRLAFEQSVAAYWNKLLAIAVAKTNAHDAFDIVQDIFLSLWEKWDTAPKDEGLEFYLLHALKLRIFKYYRTNGRYQAHLKQLETLLQDTLDTPGTFAQEELYGLQEAVLNEALDTLSPSQQQLMTLRVRHHYSYQQIAGILDIDPASARVLYSRALKQVKTHIKANPSLALGLVTSWMLFTIP